A region of Toxotes jaculatrix isolate fToxJac2 chromosome 23, fToxJac2.pri, whole genome shotgun sequence DNA encodes the following proteins:
- the LOC121176849 gene encoding heterogeneous nuclear ribonucleoproteins C1/C2 — translation MFFPKEKWSQTGRQTSTDPSTDTMDWSSSSSSSAMSSSNVTNKTDPRSLNSRVFIGNLNTLLVTKADVEAIFSKYGKIVGCSVHKGYAFVQYANERNARSAVASEDGRMIVGQVLDINLAGEPKPHRSKTVKRSAGDMYSSSFDLDYDFQRNYYDRMYSYQSRVPPPPPPLSRAVIPSKRPRVSVSGGGSRRTKTSFSSSKSSQRTSRTMKVDDLQTIKRELTQIKHKVDYLLDSLERMEKDHSKKSEMKGSKPEPGEVSPLHSSTSSKKEDSLKRDRESQELNDSEEEGDLLEDEDEMKIRGRGEDEDEEGEQEEGEDDGDSANGHES, via the exons agtcagacaggcaggcagacctCCACCGACCCGAGTACAGACACAATGGA TTGgtcatcgtcctcctcctccagtgcGATGTCCAGCAGCAACGTGACCAACAAGACCGACCCCCGCTCCCTCAATTCCCGCGTCTTCATCGGTAACCTCAACACCCTGCTGGTCACCAAGGCCGACGTGGAGGCCATCTTCTCCAAGTACGGCAAGATTGTCGGCTGCTCCGTCCACAAGGGCTATGCCTTTGTGCAGTACGCCAATGAGAGGAACGCCCGGTCCGCCGTGGCCAGTGAGGACGGCCGCATGATTGTGGGACAGGTCTTAG aCATTAACCTGGCAGGCGAGCCGAAGCCTCACAGATCGAAGACAGTGAAGCGTTCTGCGGGAGACATGTACAG TTCATCTTTTGATTTGGACTATGACTTTCAAAGAAATTACTATGATAG GATGTACTCGTACCAGTCCCGGGTgcctcctccccctccgccCCTGTCCCGTGCTGTCATTCCCTCAAAGCGTCCCAGGGTCAGTGTGAGTGGAGGAGGGAGCCGACGAACCAAAaccagcttctcctcctccaaaAGCAGCCAGAGGACCTCACGCACAA TGAAAGTAGACGATCTGCAGACCATCAAGAGAGAGCTCACACAGATCAAACACAAGGTGGACTACCTGCTGGACAGCTTAGAGCGCATGGAGAAGGACCACAGCAAGAAGTCTG AGATGAAGGGCTCCAAACCAGAGCCCGGTGAAGTGTCCCCACTCCACTCATCTACCTCCAGCAAGAAGGAGGACAGCCTGAAACGGGACAGAGAGAGCCAGGAGCTGAATgactcagaggaggagggagatctGCTGGAGGACGAAGATGAG atGAAAatcagagggagaggggaggatgaGGACGAGGAAGGCgagcaggaggaaggggaggacgACGGCGACAGCGCCAACGGACACGAGTCCTAA